The sequence TACAAATTTTGCAGGAGGCAAATGTGTTTGATAGGTCCAGATTGGCCAATCGTGGTTATATAAATTTAACGCGGGCGAAGGAGACACCAGTTCCATATTGGCTTCCCAGAAAGAATCCAATGTCCCTACATCACGCCAATAAGACGCAACAGCGGTGTCGTGATCACGAAATCGAAATGCGCGAACATTATGAGTATTAATAATTTCTGGAATTATATTTTTACCAAAATCGTGCTCCGAATCTGGGTTTTCGGCATCCTTACGCAACTGCTCGAATAAGAACTCTGTATTAAAAATATAGTTACCCATAGAAGCAAGTGTCATGCCGGGCTGATCAGACAACTCCGTGGGGGTTTTGGGCTTTTCATCAAAGCGCACGATTCGGTTATCATCATCAACCGTCATCACACCAAATGCTCCGGCGGCCTCTTCAATAGGCACTTCTATACATGACACCGTGAGGTCCGCGCCTTTTTCCACGTGATAGGCGAGCATTGACCCATAATCCATTTGATACACATGGTCACCAGATAACACCATTACATACTTAGGCGCTTCCGACATAATAATATCTAGATTTTGATAGATTGCATCAGCAGTCCCCTGATACCAATTCGGAGAATAACGCTGAGACGCAGGCAGTATTTCGACATACTCCCCTAGCTCTTTTTTGAAATGACTCCATCCACGCACTAAGTGGCGAATAAGGGAGTGCGCTTTATATTGAGTTAACACTCCGATTTTTCGAATACCGGAATTAACGCAATTCGATAACGGAAAATCAATTATCCGAAACTTACCGCCAAAATGTAATGCGGGTTTCGCTCGCCAATCGGTCAATTCATGCAAACGACTACCACGGCCTCCTGCGAGAATTAGGGCCATAGTATCGCGAGTTAATCGACTCACGTAGCGGGAATTCGGATCTAACATCAGCTTCCTCCTTTAATCCAAATTAAAACGGTGCAAAGATACCCCTATCGCAACCGACAAAGTTAGGCGTCAAAATAATCAGCCTCAATTAAACATTATTTATATTTTCCAAATATCTCGAGCATAATCTTGAATTGTTCGATCACTTGAAAAGTAACCACTTGCTGCCGTATTCAAGATACTGGATTTTGTCCAAACTTTCTTCTGTTTATACACCTGCGAAGCAGACCATTGCGCATCTATATAACTTCTAAAGTCTGCAGCCACCATCCACGGATCCATGGGATTTCGAATAGACTGAACAATTGGCTCAAAGATTCCTGGTTCGAACATACTAAAGTGACCGCACTCAATCAACCGCAATACGCGTTTTAAATCTTCGTCATTTTCAATAATATCATTGGGGCTGTTATGTAAACTAAATTCCGGTATCTCTTCTACTTTCAGCCCAAAAAGAAAAAAGTTTTCACGGCCAACAGCCTCTAGAATTTCGATATTAGCACCGTCATACGTCCCAATCGTGAGAGCTCCGTTCATCATAAACTTCATATTACCTGTACCTGATGCCTCTTTTCCAGCG is a genomic window of Teredinibacter purpureus containing:
- the glgC gene encoding glucose-1-phosphate adenylyltransferase, which produces MLDPNSRYVSRLTRDTMALILAGGRGSRLHELTDWRAKPALHFGGKFRIIDFPLSNCVNSGIRKIGVLTQYKAHSLIRHLVRGWSHFKKELGEYVEILPASQRYSPNWYQGTADAIYQNLDIIMSEAPKYVMVLSGDHVYQMDYGSMLAYHVEKGADLTVSCIEVPIEEAAGAFGVMTVDDDNRIVRFDEKPKTPTELSDQPGMTLASMGNYIFNTEFLFEQLRKDAENPDSEHDFGKNIIPEIINTHNVRAFRFRDHDTAVASYWRDVGTLDSFWEANMELVSPSPALNLYNHDWPIWTYQTHLPPAKFVFDDEGRRGYAVDSMVSGGCVISGGEVKKSLLFSDVHVHSFTTIEEAVVLPEVEIHRHAKIKRAIIDGGCVIPEGMVIGHDHEHDIARGFRVSKKGVVLVTREMLGQGSSVR